A region of Vigna radiata var. radiata cultivar VC1973A chromosome 6, Vradiata_ver6, whole genome shotgun sequence DNA encodes the following proteins:
- the LOC106763734 gene encoding probable WRKY transcription factor 50 codes for MTDNNPKPPPDTPDSDDFCNQWPFELSEYLQFDDNQWMHDDIPSFSSENVSNQVHQPSNVREFERDESYFEGSSSRETGGRENRQVVRERFAFKTISEIEVLDDGYRWRKYGKKMVKNNPNPRNYYRCSVDGCSVKKRVERDKDDPRCVITTYEGNHTHPSSS; via the exons ATGACAGACAACAATCCAAAACCACCACCTGATACACCTGACAGTGATGATTTCTGCAACCAGTGGCCTTTTGAGCTCTCTGAGTACTTGCAATTCGATGATAACCAATGGATGCATGACGATATTCCGTCTTTTTCTTCTGAGAATGTCTCCAACCAGGTTCATCAACCCAGTAATGTACGTGAGTTTGAAAGAGATGAAAGCTACTTTGAAGGGTCTTCTAGCA GAGAAACTGGTGGACGTGAGAATCGGCAAGTTGTTAGAGAGAGATTTGCATTCAAAACAATTTCAGAGATTGAAGTACTAGACGATGGATACAGATGGAGGAAGTACGGAAAGAAAATGGTGAAGAACAACCCTAATCCAag GAATTACTATAGATGTTCAGTGGATGGATGCTCTGTGAAGAAGAGAGTGGAGAGAGATAAGGATGACCCTAGGTGTGTAATAACAACCTACGAAGGAAACCACACTCATCCAAGTTCTTCCTAG
- the LOC106764469 gene encoding 17.9 kDa class II heat shock protein: MDLRVMGLESPLFHTLHHIMDMSEDSAGDKTHNAPTRSYVRDAKAVAATPADVKEYPNSYVLQIDMPGLKCGDIKVQVEDGNVLFISGERKREEEKEGAKYLRMERRVGKFMRKFVLPENANTDEISAVCEDGVLSVTVKKLPPPEPKKSRTIEVKVA, translated from the coding sequence ATGGATTTGAGGGTGATGGGTCTGGAATCTCCTTTGTTCCACACGCTGCACCACATCATGGACATGTCGGAGGACAGTGCCGGGGACAAGACACACAATGCTCCGACACGGTCATACGTGCGGGACGCGAAAGCCGTGGCTGCAACACCTGCGGATGTGAAGGAATATCCGAATTCCTATGTGCTCCAGATCGACATGCCGGGTTTGAAATGTGGGGATATAAAGGTTCAGGTTGAAGATGGTAACGTGCTTTTCATTAGCGGTGAGAGAAAgagggaagaagagaaagaaggggCAAAGTATCTCAGAATGGAACGAAGGGTTGGGAAATTCATGCGCAAGTTTGTGTTACCTGAAAATGCAAACACTGATGAAATCTCTGCAGTGTGTGAAGATGGTGTGCTTAGTGTCACTGTGAAGAAATTGCCTCCTCCTGAACCCAAGAAATCAAGGACTATTGAAGTTAAGGTTGCTTGA
- the LOC106764285 gene encoding 17.9 kDa class II heat shock protein, giving the protein MDFRVMGLESPLFHTLHRMMDMSDEGAGEKTHNAPTQTYVRDAKAMAATAADVKEYPNSYVFLVDMPGLKSGDIKVQVEDDNVLLISGERKREEEKEGVKYLRMERRVGKFMRKFVLPENANTDAISAVCQDGVLSVIVQKLPPPEPKKPRTIEVKIA; this is encoded by the coding sequence ATGGATTTCAGGGTGATGGGTTTGGAATCTCCACTGTTTCACACGCTGCACCGGATGATGGACATGTCGGACGAGGGTGCAGGAGAAAAGACACACAATGCTCCGACACAGACATACGTGCGAGACGCGAAAGCGATGGCTGCAACAGCTGCGGATGTGAAAGAATATCCGAATTCCTACGTGTTCCTTGTCGACATGCCGGGGTTGAAATCCGGTGACATAAAGGTTCAGGTTGAAGATGATAACGTGCTTTTGATTAGCGGGGAGAGAAAgagggaagaagagaaagaaggggTGAAGTATCTGAGAATGGAACGAAGAGTTGGGAAATTCATGCGGAAGTTTGTTTTACCTGAAAATGCAAACACTGATGCAATCTCTGCTGTGTGTCAAGATGGGGTTCTTAGTGTTATTGTGCAGAAATTGCCTCCTCCTGAACCTAAGAAGCCTAGGACTATTGAAGTGAAGATTGCTTGA